TCCCCCCTGCCCTTGCGACCCTTGCTTCAGCAATCACCGGCATTGCCGTTGTTGCGGCGGGCGGCGGCATGCCATACGATATCCTTATTTTCATAACCGAAACCCTTATATGCGGCTGCGCCGCATTCTTTTTCGCTAAGTCTTTCAAATATCTAAGCCAGCCGTCTGCCCTTTGGGGGCTGACACAGCACGAGCTTATCAGTGTGACGATAAGCCTCTGCGTATTTTTGCTTTCCCTTGAGCGTATCCAGTTTTCGGGCGTATCTGTCGGCAGGGCAGCGGCAATCTTTGTGATTCTCTGCGCCGCGCGCTACGGCCGGGAAACCGGCGGCGCAGTGATGGGGATTACCGCCGGCATGGTGATGAGCTTAAGCGGCGGCCCTATGTCCGGCATTACCACCAGTTACGGCTTTGGGGGGCTTATCGCCGGCATATTCGCTCAACTGGGAAGGTTCTGGTGCGCTGCGGCTTTCATTCTTGCGGACGCAATAGCGCTCATAACGCTTTCCCCGAGTTTAACAGAGGTTATAACAATGGCTTATGAGGTCGCCGCCGCGTCACTTATCTTTCTAATACTGCCGGAGAAACTCCTCTGCCGCACCTCCGGCCTGTTTGTCCCGCTTCACAGTCAAAGTGAGCACAAGATTCTGCACGACATAAACAAACGGCTCACCTCAGCGGCAGAAGTGCTCGAAGAGATTTCGGAAATGGTCACTGCGATACATACAAAATTAAGCAAAAACGATTCATCCGACATATCGGTTGTTTTCGACGGCGCCGCCGACTTGGTCTGCAAGAACTGCGGCATGCAGGTTTACTGCTGGGGAACCGTCTATAACGACACGATGAACGCGCTGAACGATATCACCGACACCCTCAAAAAGAACAGGGCGATATTGCGTGAAGATATGCCAAAGCATTTCACTGCCCGGTGCTGCAAGCTCACCGACTTCACCGGTGCTGTCAACAGGTGTTTTGCCGAATACTCGGCCCGCCTCGCGGCAGACTTTAAAATTGAGCAGCTCCGGCGGCTTATCGCCCCCGGCTTTTATAACGCCGCCGCGCTTATGCGCAATATCGCGTCCGATTTCTCATCGGTCAAAAAACTGGCCGACGGCGGGGAACGCGTCCGAGCCGCCCTTGCCTCCTGCGGTCTGAACACTGCCGCGTCGCAAGTTTATGTGGACATGCACGGCAGAATGTCCATTGAGGCAGAAATCGAGGGGAAGAGCCGCCGGGTGAGCCGAGAAGAGGTGTTGCGCGCCCTCGCTTCGGCCTGCGGCAGGAAAATGGAAGGGCCGCGAATAATTGAAACAAATA
This DNA window, taken from [Clostridium] cellulosi, encodes the following:
- a CDS encoding protein serine/threonine phosphatase (High confidence in function and specificity), with product MPKTNILTGNLSSILGRSEEKNTAQTIFRALFYFAAGILSSRAQMLNNCAPFGIAAIAAAEPGSSLFVLVGAIIGYILPNGAEYPLRYIAAAVAVFLFKWVLAGFESLNSHPAIPPALATLASAITGIAVVAAGGGMPYDILIFITETLICGCAAFFFAKSFKYLSQPSALWGLTQHELISVTISLCVFLLSLERIQFSGVSVGRAAAIFVILCAARYGRETGGAVMGITAGMVMSLSGGPMSGITTSYGFGGLIAGIFAQLGRFWCAAAFILADAIALITLSPSLTEVITMAYEVAAASLIFLILPEKLLCRTSGLFVPLHSQSEHKILHDINKRLTSAAEVLEEISEMVTAIHTKLSKNDSSDISVVFDGAADLVCKNCGMQVYCWGTVYNDTMNALNDITDTLKKNRAILREDMPKHFTARCCKLTDFTGAVNRCFAEYSARLAADFKIEQLRRLIAPGFYNAAALMRNIASDFSSVKKLADGGERVRAALASCGLNTAASQVYVDMHGRMSIEAEIEGKSRRVSREEVLRALASACGRKMEGPRIIETNNGITRIAFSQKPRFSVKFGEAAIQKTGETLCGDACDSFVDEQGRAMLILSDGMGCGGRAAIDSNLTVRLMSRLLRCGFGFDEAARIASLALLAESGDETFSTIDIACIDLYDGTAIFLKAGASPTYVRRCGRVERIEPSSMPIGILPEAKLAKTSVRLRQGDVVVVVSDGVIADGDSFIIREIEKFDGEPRSFARFLAKKAKEQRSDGHDDDITVMVATVS